The DNA segment TTAAcatcttttccttgtatttGCATTGTATCTCTAAATTGGTATtagctaaatttttatttttttcactaaaaatGGTTTTCTAAAGATATGAtacttaaatttaatatttaaaaaatctaCATCAATTGAACTATATAGTTTCAATTGGCTcctacttaaatgatatataggaagaaaaaaaatcatatttaacaatgtgatttatcatttatgttttgatatataaattcttatttttcacttttatatATAAAGGTTTACAATTTAATCTTATCTTACTTTACTTTTAAATGTATCATAGTATGATTTATATcgataaaagaaattaaaggaaaaaaaaaagagagtaaaaATTGCTTGAGGTTCATATTTTTCAACTGCCATCTCATTAACACATATGGTCCATTTGAcaataaataagaattaatgTAAGTATTTACCTTTTCTTAATTCCATATACCAAAAGCTGCGCTGATGTGATTGTTTTTGGTTAGGCCAcaattttttcttcataatttATACCTGTATATATATTCGAGACGACATTTTAGAAGTTTAAATATTGTTTGGTAAATCTATCCTTACATTGGATTCAATAAGTgacaaaaaaaaaccaaaacagTAAAACACCATGCGTTGGTGTGAAGTGACAAAGTTGAGTatacaataagaaaagaaaaagtatagggtaCCAACATATCATCTGCCAACttctgttaatttttatttatatttgtgttttatGAAAGTGTGTTCAcagatgtgtctaataattaatatattttaaatatacatataaagagacacattcaaaaaatatatttataaagacacttctattaaatacagttattttattagacacatccacgaacacatttctataaaacacaattataaataagagttggcagaagttgaCAAATATGCTGTTGGTAACGTAGCGGAGCCgataagaaaatatataatttaatatgaaCAATTTTACAGTTAGATTTTTCAAAAGCTTTTATTAAAAGAAGCCGAGtgtaattgttaaaaaataaaattgttactGCCGAAAAAAATctaatgttaaaaaatattgaaattggGCCGTACCTTTTTTGGTCAATAAGTTGGACCGTATCTTCAACCATGATCCATATGAAGTTGAATACTTATGAGTTATGGGCCTCGAACAGTAACTTAGgcccaaaatatttttctaaacaaTAATTTAGCAAACAAATGGATCCacctgaccaaaaaaaaaaagagaaaacaaatggATAAAATTTTTCAGATAGTGTAGACTGTAGAGTGAGCTTCTTCACCTCAGAGCTTCTTCGATGGCGATGGTTTCTTCTCTCTCTGCGGCACTACTtcctcctctttctctctctacctCTTCCTCCTCGCTCTCTTCCAACCCAAAGTTTGCGTCTTTGTGCTTTCAATCTGGTAACACCTTCAAGCTCAGAACCCCTAAGCTGCTTCACTCATCAACTAGGGTTTTTGCTGCGCCTGAAGTTTTGGATTCTGAGGAACCGCTAGACGTACCTCCAGAAATCCTTGGCGATGATGAATCTGAGGCGACCACCTTTCAGGTCTGTGCATATCGCATTTCTTCATTTTTGTTCATTCGAATTCGGATAACTTGAGTTTTCTGGATGGTGAAAATGATAATTGGAAATTGTGCAATGTAATATAGTATATATCTATGTATATTGTTTGATTTGTTTCTCAGAGTGCTTGGTCACTAGAATGAGATTGAATTCAACAATGAGTGAATGAACTTAGCTCTATGATTTTCCTTTAGTTTTGTGGATTCAATTATGGATTAGGACAAGGAGCCTGGATAGAATTTTTCTACCATTAGGTGGATATAATGTTCTAGGAAAGGATAACTATGCAAATGTTTAggttaaaattttatagttGCTAAGACACACACTTATCAAAGGCAAGTTTCTGTTGAGGTTACTAATAGTGATTTATGAATATAATCCTTTCTCACTAGATTGAGTTGTATACATGAATCAAACAATGCTATTTGGTCTTTGTAAATTCACAGTTTTTGGAACTGAATTTCCAAGagagttttaataaaaaatcatattctgtcaaaaaaagaaaatgatatcCTGCTTAGCTATGAATGAATGATATCCATTCATACTTCTCCTGAATCCATTTGGTGGTTTTGCTGATTTTGTTGTGTTGCTTTCTAAGGTTGGAGATTCAGACACTCGTACCACTTCCTCAATTAGCATTGGTGGTGATCCAGATACGGTATACTCATCAACTCTGTTATATCTTGTTCCGATTCGTAACTGTTTTCCTCCTTATCAATTTCAGTTTACCTGAAGTTTTCCCTCCATTTTCAGATGGCGCCTAAGCAGAAGATTAGAATCAAACTTAGGTCTTACTGGGTGCCCTTGATAGAGGATTCTTGCAAGCAGATACTAGATGCAGCAAGGAATACCAATGCAAAAACCATGGGTCCTGTACCATTGCCAACTAAGAAGAGAATTTATTGTGTTCTTAAATCGCCACATGTACATAAGGATGCTCGATTCCATTTTGAGATCAGAACACATCAGCGTCTCATTGATATTTTGTATCCTACAGCACAAACAATAGATTCTCTTATGCAGCTTGATCTTCCTGCTGGTGTGGATGTAGAGGTCAAGCTCTGAGCTATCGACATTTTACGGCTCTTAATCCATATTGCAACCGAGTAAGCTTCAATTCACCCATCAATGGTtaagaaatgtgattttttaaaagatacagGGCATTTCGCCTTCAATTGTCATTTTGTTTTCTGCACTACATTTGTATATACCCTAGCAAGGTTTTCAAAAAGTACCTACATTTGTTGCATAGATATTTATATAGACTCTACTTTGTTACAGTGGTGTATTACCTTTattggtttgaattttgaaaagctATGCATGATGCTATTTTCTTGCAAATGCTGTCTCCTTTACACTTTCTGGCATTGTTGATTTTCCATTGATGTCAAATTTTATTATGGTTTCAAGGATTGGATTATGTTACTGAGAAAACTATATGGGGGATGACACTTCCAAATTATTGTTTGGACAAGCTTGTTGAGTAGTAACCCGATTTTCCAAGTTGAAGGCATAAACATGCATGCAGTTCTTACTGTTGATTCTTCTCTTGATAGAGctctttgttgaatttttattcTCTGTATGTAATGTGATTAATCCACATACAAATCAAGTGTAATTTATAATGAAGGAATCCTagaatattttactttttcaagTCACTGAAGCCTGTAATACCTATATCTATTTATATCGTTATTTATTTCAACCCTATAGACTTAGTCCACAGAGTTTTAACATTTAACCATTTCATATTGTAATGCTTGTAGAATGAATTAGAATAATATTTTGGTTAAAATAATCTTTATAAAAAAGGGGTACATTAATATTGAATTTTGACTTTGCATGgaacatttttttaatcatttcaGTATATAATTGTTTGTAAATTGGTACTTATCGTCAACTGAAGTTATAATCATATAATAATACACGTTAAATTTATGAAAACAAGCAAGTATTTTTCTTTCGTTATGAAGACTGGTCTAAAGATGATGAATACATCGGTGAGATTTCATTACAGAAAAGGTAAGAAATGCAGAACGAaattaagaaatgaagaaaataaaatgatggTGCTTAAAAGaagttaatataattattagtttacgaataaaaaagaaggcgaaaattaaaacatatacAACTTGtagctacttcttcttctttatgttGCTTGACCACAATTATTGCTGCTGCTTTTTTTGGGTTGCTTGACCACAACGATTGTgcaaacaaaattattatacGATTTTGTAGGCCCTGGACCTTTCTGACCTTACATAAAAAGTATATACAACATAAAGCATCAAATAAACCAAATTgtgttggtctagtggttagccCACTAGTCCGCTTAAACAAGTATTGGGGGTTTGAATCCCGCCTTATGCATGCAGCAACTCATTGACCAGCAgtaaacccttaaatggagcttaGTATCGCGACGAATTAGTCCTTGACCTGTCGGGTTAGGGGAATAATGTgggaaactaaaaaaataaagcatcaaataatacatttttTGGTAATTAATAAAATGAGAACATTATTTGTATATCCAAAATTCCAAGTGgagaatcttttatttttagaggttgCTATCCACGATTCCATGTTCCCATAATATACAAAGAATAAAGCTTAAAACCTGAAATGGGACAAgagatataatataaaaaaggtacaatatttaattattataattaaaaaataattatttacgtaaaaataaatttatgtaaaaataataactaaaatattgatacatattatattaaattatttaattaaacatactaaattatctaaaaaattttaattattatctttacataaaaataaacagagtCATCTAATATGTTTCATTATTATATTCAAGATGTATATATCTATCCatatattatatcaatatatTTTAGATAAATCAAATTTCGATCCCCctaaattatatgatattacAAATTTACAACATATATTATCTAAAGTTTAtgattttgtatatattttttatatataatattgctTATTCTTTAACAAAGAATTGGTGTAATTTACCCATATATTTTTGTATAGGATGCGCAGCCTTGACACTATTATAGTATAGcttacttttattaattttcatacGTTGCAACCCATACACAGTCTTGTTTTGTTTGTATGGAAGATAATATTGTTTTATTCTATCAATACCCAAAAATAAATGATAGAATAAAAAACTTTGTTATCACTTATTTTAATTGGAATATGAACAATGGTGATGTAAGGGGTTACATTAGAAGTGCCTTGATGGTGGGATATAGTGGTCAAACAATCTGACTCTATGATGCAAAAATGgacttttcttttaatcatCAAAGACTCAAGGTTTtcaatacatattaaaatttatcataaatGATTAGATTAATGATTTATTGATTGAATAAGTGTTTTATTAAATTCAGTATTTTGAGTAAATCTATATGGATTTGATTTAGTTAACAGTCATAAAGATAAGTAGGTATATTATCTCCAAAATTATCGAATAAATGTTGagtataaaaaacaaaaaaatattttatttaatttttgggtaaatattatttttttattaaaaaaatataaaatattaatatattatctgttaatttattatcaataataaaaatatttttattaaatataattataaataaaaattggtaaaaattGGCGGTTTTATTAATTCTCAAACAGTTTACATATGATGTTTTATATAATCTAGAGTGCTAGATTCTTGTCTCCACTATCTCTCTCACCAactcattcattcattcttctgTGAACTTTCCTTTTGGATCACAAATCATTGACCAAACTCCAAACACTAATAATCATTTCCTGATAAACATTCTTTCCTGCCAAACCTACTTTCCCAGAAAATCTTCAAAACTTTTCCAGGAAAATCATGGTGCTCATGGCAGGGCGCTCCCTCACTTCCTTTGTCAACCCAACACCAACCcaattctctcttctctttcttctcaatCCAAAGTTCTTAACTTGCCACACCCCATTTTCTACTCTCACTCCTCTTCCTTCACCTAAAACCTTGCCTTCTAAGTCTTCTGCTTCAATTGATGCTTCAAGTTCAACGTTGACCAAAAATAACTCAAGGGGTTTCTCCAGAATCTTCAGAAACAATTTCACTGATGGTGTTTGCAAGTACCAGGTGAAAACTCTTCAGACTACCCCTATTTTTGTTGAGGAAGTTCAAGAAAATGAAGCTGTGGATCTATGGCCGAAGATGAAGGAAGAGGCTGAACTTGATGTAACTGAGGAACCTATTCTGAATAGTTACTACCAATCTTCAATTCTGTCTCATGATTCATTGGAATCTGCTTTGGCCAATCACCTTGCTAACAGATTAAGCAGTGCAAGCCTTCCAAGTAACACACTTTTTGATCTCTTTGTTGGGATCTTGAAATCTGACCAAGAAATCATGGATTCTGTGAAGGAAGATCTCAAAGCAGTTAAGGAAAGAGACCCTGCTTGCATAAGCCATGTGCATTGCTTCTTGAACTTCAAAGGCTTCTTAGCATGCCAATCTCATAGAGTTGCTCATAAGCTATGGCTTCAAGGAAGAAAAGTCTTGGCAGTTATGATCCAGAACCGAGTTTCCGAGGTTTTCGCAGTAGATATTCATCCCGGTGCTAAGATTGGAAGTGGGATTCTGCTTGATCATGCAACTGGATTAGTGGTTGGTGAAACTGCAGTGATTGGTAACAATGTGTCAATTTTGCATAGTGTGACTTTGGGTGGAACTGGTAAAGCTTCTGGTGATAGGCATCCAAAGATTGGTGATGGGGTTTTGATTGGTGCAGGGACTTGTATTTTGGGGAACATTAAGGTTGGTGAATGTGCTAAGATTGGTGCTGGTTCTGTGGTGATTAAGGATGTTCCTCCTAGGACTACTGTTGTTGGGAATCCTGCTAAGTTGGTTGGAGGCAAGAACCCTGTTAAGCTGGACAAAATGCCTAGCTTCACCATGGATCATACTTCAAATATTACTGAATTTTATGATTACTGTATTTAGATTTTAGCATGCATTTACTCTTTGGTAGGATTCTCAGGATATAGAACATATGAAAACAGGATACAGGaacaagaaaagatagaagaattCTGTCTGTCTGATAAATTTTGTCTCAGAGATGGAGACATTTTGCCTATTTCTCCGAATAAGTTCGTTTTCCATGTGTTTCTGTATTTCTGTCCTGAGATAATTACCGAATAAGTCGGCTTAGAGTTGAAGCTTGAAACATGGTTTGGGGTTATATTCTTGATTTTGGGGAGGGTGGCTTCTTGTTTGTTATGTAAGAGTGAATCCATGTTCTCCTGCTAACAATAAACGAAAGGAAAATAATAACAGCAAAGTGCCCTCAGGACCATTGTATTAGTCTATCAGAAATATATAGTATGCAGAACAACAAAGCTGTATCTATAATATGCAGggattttgttgttgttgtaaggTTTCAGAACCACCCTTCTGTAATAAATACTACAATAATTTAGGTTGTGTTGCTTATATAGTATCTTACATAGTATGTTCTTGTTATGTGGTTCTCCTTGTGAGACATGCTTGTTTTAATTAAATTGCAACCAAATTGTGTGCAGTTATGTAACAAGATCAGTAACAATCATAGGTCAAAAATTGCAGCCTCACATAATCTTCCACCAGGAGCATAGGAACTATCAAGCTCTGATAGCATACATCACTTCATCGGCCATAGTTCTCTCTTCGCCGGAGATTTGCCGAAGAGGTCTTGAGACACTGCCTTTCCAGAGAGACCTTGATTTCTTGCTGCAGAAGTTGTTTGCTTCACAAAAGTGGCTGCATGTGATTAGTGGAGTGATGCATAAAGTGAAGGAGATGTATAGAACTAGTGATATGATTCTTGAGAATATAtcaaaacaaaatcaacaaCCAAGAATATTGATAAAAGATGGTAGTCTTCTGTCTTTTGACTGATGAAAACTCCCTTTTGTGATTCCCATTTCCTACAAGGCAGCCTTAAAATCCAAGCCTGGTTAAGGTCTAGAGGATGGAATCAtggagttatatatatatatgaacaaCAGCTAAGCATATAAATGTGTGCAGTAATCTCAGTTGTTTGCAGATAATTTAGCTTCCAAACAATAGTTATTCTGCATCAAGTGAAATTTTATGTGAATGAAGGGGCAGGGGATTCAATTTCTCTACTTGCTAAGCTAAAAGGCTAAAACAAACTTGAAGATCAGTTGTTTGATATATCAATGAGCAACCAAGTCCATAATCTAACACCATTGTTCCTGATATCAATTTAGGAAAGCAGCTTCAATAATTAAGAGTAGACTTTGTGGATATTGCATATAAGATTGAATTGAATATCTATTTGAATATCTCTGGCTAGCTATGGCCCTGCTTCTAATTAAAGACCAACTCTATATAAacaaattaactcaaaaaatattgataaatcagttata comes from the Arachis duranensis cultivar V14167 chromosome 7, aradu.V14167.gnm2.J7QH, whole genome shotgun sequence genome and includes:
- the LOC107496188 gene encoding serine acetyltransferase 1, chloroplastic — its product is MVLMAGRSLTSFVNPTPTQFSLLFLLNPKFLTCHTPFSTLTPLPSPKTLPSKSSASIDASSSTLTKNNSRGFSRIFRNNFTDGVCKYQVKTLQTTPIFVEEVQENEAVDLWPKMKEEAELDVTEEPILNSYYQSSILSHDSLESALANHLANRLSSASLPSNTLFDLFVGILKSDQEIMDSVKEDLKAVKERDPACISHVHCFLNFKGFLACQSHRVAHKLWLQGRKVLAVMIQNRVSEVFAVDIHPGAKIGSGILLDHATGLVVGETAVIGNNVSILHSVTLGGTGKASGDRHPKIGDGVLIGAGTCILGNIKVGECAKIGAGSVVIKDVPPRTTVVGNPAKLVGGKNPVKLDKMPSFTMDHTSNITEFYDYCI
- the LOC107496189 gene encoding 30S ribosomal protein S10, chloroplastic; amino-acid sequence: MAMVSSLSAALLPPLSLSTSSSSLSSNPKFASLCFQSGNTFKLRTPKLLHSSTRVFAAPEVLDSEEPLDVPPEILGDDESEATTFQVGDSDTRTTSSISIGGDPDTMAPKQKIRIKLRSYWVPLIEDSCKQILDAARNTNAKTMGPVPLPTKKRIYCVLKSPHVHKDARFHFEIRTHQRLIDILYPTAQTIDSLMQLDLPAGVDVEVKL